From Segatella copri, the proteins below share one genomic window:
- a CDS encoding glycoside hydrolase family 97 protein, which yields MKKNVLAVALALMASIGAYAEKNTVSSPDGKLNVVVEDRDGKLYYSIDYAGKRMMEESQLGLLANVGDFSQGLTYQGKNEIKVEKSYDLRTAKVSHVDYHANQLNVTYINGKKQPMTVTFNVSNNDVAFRYTFDQLKAQHIIVNEEKTAFNLPKVTTTYLCPQSDPLIGFARTKPSYEEDYKVDQPLTAKSGYGHGYTFPCLFKVGGDGWVLVSETGTHGNYPGCHISDYDAAKGYQIAFPMEKEADGIGSTSAAFILPGSTPWRTITVGSDLKPLVETTIPYDVVEPRFEASQKYGTGKYAWSWLIWQDESCNYNDQKQFIDLAATMGYEYVLVDALWDTQIGRDKIAELSKYAQSKNVSLMLWYNSNGVANDAPQGPRGIMDNIVARKKEMAWMKSIGIKGIKVDFFGGDKQHTMQQYEDILSDANDYGIQVIFHGCTLPRGWERMYPNYVSSEAVLASENVFFSEYHAKQEGFELTMHPFCRNAVAAMDWGGTIMNKYLSRDNKSRHRRYTTDVFEMASAIMNQAAILCIAIYPNNLSELPQHEIDFLKSVPTTWDETKFIAGYPGKYAVVARRHGDKWYVAGLNGTDQVMKLTLNLPMLAGKSVTYYHETASKDKKALWPVSQMKTVKVDKKGNLKVEMQPKGGLIVEK from the coding sequence ATGAAGAAAAACGTTTTAGCAGTAGCGCTGGCATTGATGGCGAGCATCGGTGCATACGCAGAGAAGAATACTGTCAGTTCTCCTGATGGTAAGTTGAATGTCGTGGTAGAAGACCGCGATGGTAAACTCTATTATTCCATCGACTATGCAGGCAAGCGAATGATGGAGGAATCACAGCTCGGACTCCTTGCCAATGTAGGCGATTTCAGTCAGGGCTTGACCTATCAAGGCAAGAATGAGATAAAGGTGGAGAAGAGCTATGACCTCCGCACCGCCAAGGTTTCGCATGTAGATTATCATGCCAACCAGCTCAACGTGACATACATCAACGGTAAGAAGCAGCCAATGACGGTTACTTTCAATGTAAGCAACAACGATGTGGCATTCCGTTATACTTTTGATCAACTGAAGGCTCAGCATATCATCGTAAACGAGGAGAAGACTGCCTTCAATCTTCCTAAGGTAACCACCACTTACCTCTGTCCACAGTCGGATCCGCTCATCGGTTTTGCCCGAACCAAACCAAGTTATGAAGAAGATTATAAGGTGGATCAGCCTCTTACTGCCAAATCGGGTTATGGTCATGGCTATACCTTCCCATGCCTCTTCAAGGTAGGTGGCGATGGCTGGGTATTGGTCAGCGAGACGGGTACTCACGGCAACTATCCGGGTTGTCACATCAGCGATTACGATGCTGCAAAGGGTTATCAGATAGCCTTCCCAATGGAGAAAGAGGCTGATGGCATCGGTTCTACATCGGCAGCTTTCATTCTTCCGGGTTCCACTCCATGGCGCACCATCACCGTGGGTTCAGATTTGAAGCCTCTGGTAGAGACCACCATTCCATACGATGTAGTAGAGCCAAGATTCGAGGCTTCCCAGAAATACGGAACAGGTAAGTATGCCTGGAGTTGGCTCATCTGGCAGGATGAATCCTGCAACTATAACGACCAGAAGCAGTTCATCGACCTGGCTGCTACCATGGGATATGAATATGTGCTGGTTGATGCGCTCTGGGATACCCAGATTGGTAGAGACAAGATAGCAGAGTTGAGCAAGTATGCGCAGAGCAAGAATGTGAGTCTGATGCTCTGGTATAACTCTAATGGTGTGGCAAACGATGCACCTCAGGGTCCTCGTGGCATCATGGATAACATCGTAGCCCGTAAGAAGGAGATGGCCTGGATGAAGAGCATCGGCATCAAGGGCATCAAGGTAGATTTCTTCGGTGGCGACAAGCAGCATACCATGCAGCAGTATGAAGACATCCTGAGCGATGCCAACGATTATGGCATTCAGGTTATCTTCCATGGTTGCACCCTGCCAAGAGGTTGGGAGCGCATGTATCCTAACTATGTGTCGAGCGAGGCTGTACTGGCTTCGGAGAATGTATTCTTCTCTGAGTATCATGCCAAGCAGGAGGGCTTTGAGCTGACCATGCATCCATTCTGCCGCAATGCCGTGGCTGCGATGGATTGGGGTGGTACCATCATGAACAAATACTTGTCTCGTGACAACAAGAGTCGTCATCGTCGTTATACCACTGATGTTTTCGAGATGGCATCGGCTATCATGAACCAGGCTGCCATTCTGTGTATCGCCATCTATCCGAATAATCTCTCTGAGCTTCCTCAGCACGAGATTGATTTCCTGAAGAGCGTTCCTACAACCTGGGATGAGACCAAATTCATCGCTGGTTATCCTGGAAAATATGCCGTTGTTGCCCGTCGCCATGGTGATAAATGGTATGTTGCCGGTTTGAACGGCACCGACCAGGTGATGAAGCTCACCCTGAATCTGCCAATGCTTGCCGGCAAGAGCGTTACCTATTATCATGAAACTGCCAGCAAGGACAAGAAGGCTCTCTGGCCTGTTTCTCAGATGAAGACCGTAAAGGTGGATAAGAAGGGAAACCTGAAGGTGGAAATGCAGCCTAAGGGTGGACTGATTGTTGAAAAGTAA
- the ilvA gene encoding threonine ammonia-lyase: MLQLDNFYKARFVLSKVIRKTELVHTPRINPESDVYLKPECLQKTGSFKIRGAYYKISQLTDEEKAKGVIACSAGNHAQGVALGATAMGVKSLICLPEGAPISKVEATKRLGAEVCLVPGVYDDAYQKALELRDEHGYTFVHPFDDENVIAGQGTIGLEILDQLPDVEAVVVPVGGGGLISGVAFAIKSLNPNVKVYGVQAEGAASMVQSLHDHKQEKLPSVATVADGIAVKEPGKITFETCSNYVDEIVTVSEDEICAAILKLIESEKMVAEGAGAASVAAVMYNKVPVKGKKTICVVSGGNIDVTILNRVITRGLAKSGRLCTIEMELDDKPGELVEVCSVIAGLGGNITGVHHDRSANRNKVNACVLRLTMETRDEEHVKEIKEALESKGFHLWIV, from the coding sequence ATGTTACAACTTGACAATTTCTATAAGGCTCGCTTCGTGCTGAGCAAGGTAATAAGAAAGACTGAGCTGGTTCACACGCCAAGAATCAACCCAGAGAGTGATGTTTATTTGAAACCAGAGTGCCTGCAGAAGACCGGTTCGTTCAAGATTCGCGGTGCTTACTATAAGATTTCACAACTCACCGATGAAGAAAAGGCGAAGGGTGTGATAGCCTGTTCTGCGGGCAACCATGCACAGGGTGTAGCTCTCGGTGCCACCGCCATGGGAGTGAAGAGTCTTATCTGTCTGCCAGAGGGTGCTCCTATCTCTAAGGTAGAAGCAACCAAGCGACTGGGTGCTGAAGTCTGTCTGGTACCTGGCGTTTACGATGATGCCTACCAGAAGGCGCTGGAACTGAGAGATGAGCATGGCTACACCTTCGTTCATCCTTTCGATGATGAGAATGTCATCGCCGGGCAGGGCACCATCGGTCTGGAGATTCTCGACCAGTTGCCAGATGTAGAAGCTGTCGTCGTTCCTGTAGGTGGCGGCGGACTTATCTCTGGTGTAGCCTTTGCCATCAAGTCGCTGAATCCTAACGTCAAGGTATATGGCGTTCAGGCAGAAGGAGCAGCAAGTATGGTCCAGAGTCTGCACGATCACAAACAGGAGAAGTTGCCTTCTGTAGCGACCGTAGCCGATGGTATTGCCGTAAAGGAACCGGGCAAGATTACTTTTGAAACCTGCTCCAACTATGTTGACGAAATAGTAACCGTGAGCGAGGATGAGATCTGTGCAGCCATTCTGAAACTCATAGAGAGTGAGAAGATGGTAGCCGAAGGTGCCGGTGCGGCCAGTGTGGCAGCAGTAATGTACAACAAGGTTCCGGTGAAGGGCAAGAAAACCATCTGCGTGGTAAGCGGCGGTAACATCGACGTAACCATCCTGAACCGCGTCATCACCCGTGGTCTTGCCAAGAGTGGCCGTCTCTGTACCATCGAGATGGAACTGGATGACAAACCGGGCGAATTGGTAGAGGTCTGCTCTGTCATCGCCGGATTGGGCGGTAATATCACCGGTGTTCACCACGACCGTTCTGCCAACCGCAACAAGGTGAATGCCTGCGTGCTCCGCCTCACCATGGAGACTCGCGACGAGGAACACGTAAAAGAAATCAAGGAGGCTTTGGAATCAAAGGGATTCCATCTCTGGATAGTATAA
- a CDS encoding ABC transporter ATP-binding protein: MVSSITLKNLIIGYRSKHQLRAIASPVHASLQAGELTCLIGANGVGKSTLLRTLAGFQPALDGEILIQDKSLSDFSAQELAREISIVLTSKTDHAQLSAEEIVGIGRSPYTGFWGTLSAADKQIVASALQETGIQHLAQRNISELSDGERQKVMIAKALAQQTRIIILDEPTAFLDFPSKIETLQMLRRLAHEQHKSILLSTHDVELALQLSDHLWLMEESRFSIGTSKELAADGSLSRFINRDGIRFNKDSLRIEIK; encoded by the coding sequence ATGGTATCAAGCATTACATTAAAGAATCTGATTATAGGCTATCGTTCGAAGCACCAGCTCCGGGCGATAGCCTCACCTGTTCATGCCTCGCTCCAAGCCGGTGAACTGACCTGTCTCATCGGAGCCAACGGAGTGGGCAAATCTACCTTACTCAGAACTTTAGCCGGATTTCAGCCAGCGCTTGATGGCGAAATCCTGATTCAGGACAAATCTCTTTCTGATTTCTCTGCCCAGGAACTCGCCAGAGAAATCAGCATCGTTCTCACATCGAAGACAGACCATGCCCAGCTCTCAGCAGAAGAGATTGTTGGCATAGGCCGTTCTCCCTATACCGGTTTCTGGGGCACATTATCAGCTGCCGATAAGCAGATTGTAGCCTCTGCACTTCAGGAAACGGGCATTCAGCATCTTGCCCAGAGAAACATCAGCGAACTGAGCGATGGTGAGCGCCAGAAGGTAATGATAGCCAAAGCCTTGGCGCAGCAAACCCGCATCATCATCCTGGACGAGCCAACCGCTTTCCTCGATTTCCCCAGCAAGATAGAAACCCTACAGATGCTCCGCCGTCTGGCGCACGAACAGCATAAATCCATATTACTGTCAACCCATGATGTAGAGTTGGCGCTCCAGCTCTCCGATCATCTCTGGCTGATGGAAGAAAGCCGTTTCTCTATCGGCACTTCTAAAGAACTGGCTGCCGATGGTTCCTTATCCAGATTCATCAATCGTGACGGCATCCGATTCAACAAGGATTCCCTCCGCATCGAAATCAAATGA
- a CDS encoding LytR/AlgR family response regulator transcription factor encodes MQDRIKVVIVDDEPQSIHRLQDDLATLEDFEVIATSSSAVSAKNLVMSIQPDVLFIDVEMPGQTGFEVLQSLRDEIPMELIVVFYSAFDKYMIDALRASAFDFLLKPYQQDEFELVVDRIRQKMKDGDDVDEDASSVPESSSCSSESVLASQKAQDFSGMNGMLGTAAKRLAIQTISGLLMLKPDDVFSCTFDEATHLWQLKLSNGQVYKLKRQVTAKTILSMSPSLAQVRQDCIINLDYLLCIENYTLRCIFSPPFDHEEITVSRRCYKAVKDQLEIL; translated from the coding sequence ATGCAAGATAGAATTAAGGTTGTGATTGTGGACGATGAACCACAGAGCATCCACAGGTTACAGGATGATTTGGCAACTCTGGAAGATTTTGAGGTGATTGCCACATCCTCTTCGGCGGTATCGGCAAAGAATCTGGTGATGAGCATACAGCCCGATGTACTGTTCATCGATGTTGAAATGCCTGGACAGACGGGTTTTGAGGTGTTGCAATCTTTGAGAGATGAAATTCCGATGGAACTTATCGTAGTATTTTACAGCGCCTTTGATAAGTATATGATTGATGCGCTCAGAGCCTCTGCCTTCGATTTTCTGTTGAAACCTTATCAGCAGGATGAGTTTGAACTGGTGGTAGACCGAATCCGGCAGAAAATGAAAGATGGAGATGATGTGGATGAAGATGCTTCTTCCGTTCCAGAGTCCTCTTCCTGTTCTTCTGAATCAGTCTTGGCTTCTCAGAAGGCTCAGGATTTTTCGGGAATGAATGGGATGCTGGGAACAGCAGCCAAGCGTCTTGCCATTCAGACCATTTCGGGTTTATTGATGTTGAAGCCCGATGATGTGTTCAGTTGCACTTTTGATGAGGCTACTCATCTTTGGCAGTTGAAGTTGTCGAATGGGCAGGTTTATAAATTGAAGAGGCAGGTCACGGCAAAGACCATCCTTTCCATGTCGCCTTCTCTGGCTCAGGTTCGTCAGGATTGCATCATCAATCTCGATTATCTTCTCTGCATTGAGAACTATACGCTCCGCTGCATTTTTTCTCCTCCCTTCGACCATGAGGAAATCACGGTTTCCCGCCGCTGCTATAAGGCGGTAAAGGATCAGTTGGAGATATTGTAG
- a CDS encoding hybrid sensor histidine kinase/response regulator transcription factor: MKKAVITILAAMFCLLAAIYCFNPGRRATLKVLQEKGKQTVRDMMLSSQSVTSFARDRRELMWIGTSAGLNVYDGKSYIQFGYDVKDTAALPDDYINVLHLDRKGRMWVGTQNGLARYVGAYRFHRVALPAHHHNIIAIEDSPEKHDSLAILVSDGNQTYRIGGDEKITPSSHSIQPNNLQAPLPADLSILRKPAEVVTATFCDLGGNLWVGYRNAGVQIISQNRIAYKKANANALSDKTKGISILTMATVGRHVLAGTALRVFAYDEKNSRLEQTLFRDLFDSLPKPHQVNLNNMVGYDDEHLWLVSEHQVLSCRINNERIGVLAKSPLFKSVLGQGLKAGNHLYVSSEKGRLLRFEFGKPQPEIIRIPSPYFNYETKLAKLSDGNILLFMSGMHLAILSPDTGKIREMKVAGMPQEGSLDPAFVKQDSYGFVWLGTKRDGLYLMNKEKTHMRRINILNDAHIQALVEDTKRQVWVTTIRDAFFVTFERKQFQMNSLLSASQDLDDWQYFSNSACISPSGDVVLGSSDGCKFMPPKAMQTNFLNTQAGIHASEMLSVYGVEVTKNNGKVLAVTDEVAHLHSYTFAHDENDLKFNFYYPNFSRRSALMCQYKLEGYDRDWQVPTYGREARYAHLPAGTYTFRLRLISSPDKPALAERKVEIRIMHAPWWSSAAWLLYFSIVLGILFYLNTFYLRARTNHLLLLQEQRELEREKQAKEMNMRFFANIAHEFRNPLTIIAGPLMTLNADKALPESVHRILIHVCMSVNRMLRLIDQMLDFNQLETDELRLRVSEVDAAEELRQQVASFKESARVKGIRLELTVKNGNYRAWLDCDKLEKIMSNLFTNALKYTAPGGIIRIQASVDEGSLKVSVFNSGQLMEEDKIQDVFKRYYQLSSSQDSHQYGWGSGIGLYYVKRLVELHHGEIHVKNMNAVSETSSEASLRNGVEFCFSLPTDKSIYNKVEIVAQEKHVMQIPLKVENEEGRTLEMKSEEGRVKNSLAGNASAPSKNLPRILIVDDDVDVADYLHYLFAPDYEVVNRYSAEEALADLEEVKPDIILSDIIMGDMSGLEFCKMLKGNLSFSHIPVVLITAMASIHNQIDGLKLGAVAYITKPFDPAYLKALIKSQLQNMQMLRQRLGESTKTDSLAENIADTLSPQDRKFMDEVYEMMEKLLAQQDLNVNSMCRDMFISPSKFNYKIKELTGETPGIFFRKYKLNKAAQMLHEGQYSISEIAVLTGFSTAAHFSVAFKKQFGVSPSDYQ; the protein is encoded by the coding sequence ATGAAGAAAGCCGTCATTACCATACTCGCAGCGATGTTCTGCCTGTTGGCTGCCATTTATTGCTTTAACCCTGGCAGAAGAGCCACCCTCAAGGTGCTACAGGAAAAAGGTAAGCAGACTGTGAGAGATATGATGCTCTCTTCGCAGAGCGTTACGTCTTTCGCTAGAGACAGACGGGAACTGATGTGGATCGGTACTTCGGCAGGACTTAATGTATATGACGGGAAAAGTTATATACAGTTTGGTTATGATGTGAAAGATACTGCCGCCTTGCCTGATGATTATATCAACGTGCTTCATCTTGACCGCAAGGGCAGAATGTGGGTAGGAACGCAGAACGGACTTGCCCGGTATGTTGGGGCTTACCGCTTTCATCGCGTAGCTCTTCCCGCTCATCATCACAACATCATCGCCATAGAAGATTCACCTGAGAAACATGATTCCCTGGCGATATTGGTGAGCGATGGCAATCAGACTTACCGCATCGGCGGTGATGAAAAGATAACGCCTTCCTCTCATTCTATCCAGCCCAACAATCTGCAGGCTCCTCTGCCTGCCGATCTTTCCATCCTTCGTAAACCGGCGGAAGTGGTAACGGCTACATTCTGCGATTTGGGCGGCAATCTGTGGGTAGGTTACCGCAACGCCGGTGTACAGATTATTTCGCAAAACCGTATCGCTTATAAAAAAGCAAATGCCAATGCCTTATCTGATAAAACCAAGGGCATCTCTATTCTCACGATGGCTACTGTGGGCAGACATGTGCTGGCTGGTACAGCCCTTCGTGTTTTTGCTTATGATGAGAAGAATAGCCGGTTGGAACAGACGTTGTTTAGGGATTTATTCGATTCTTTGCCAAAGCCCCATCAGGTCAACCTGAATAATATGGTGGGCTATGATGATGAACATCTCTGGCTAGTGAGTGAACATCAGGTGTTATCTTGCCGTATAAACAACGAACGCATCGGAGTGCTTGCTAAATCACCTTTGTTCAAGTCAGTTTTAGGACAGGGTTTAAAGGCGGGAAATCATCTGTATGTAAGTAGTGAAAAGGGGCGTCTTTTGCGTTTTGAATTTGGTAAACCGCAACCGGAAATCATCCGTATTCCAAGTCCGTATTTTAATTATGAAACCAAACTGGCTAAACTGAGCGATGGGAATATTCTGCTCTTTATGTCGGGCATGCATTTGGCGATTCTATCTCCTGATACCGGAAAGATACGCGAGATGAAAGTTGCAGGTATGCCTCAGGAGGGCAGTCTGGATCCGGCGTTTGTGAAACAGGATTCCTATGGATTCGTTTGGCTGGGAACCAAGCGGGATGGTCTTTATTTAATGAATAAGGAAAAAACGCACATGCGCCGTATCAATATCTTGAATGATGCCCATATTCAGGCTCTGGTTGAAGATACGAAACGACAGGTTTGGGTAACCACCATACGTGATGCTTTCTTCGTAACCTTTGAGAGAAAGCAGTTTCAGATGAACAGCCTCCTGTCTGCCAGCCAGGATCTAGACGACTGGCAGTATTTCAGCAACTCTGCCTGTATTTCTCCTTCGGGCGATGTGGTGTTGGGCAGTTCTGACGGCTGCAAGTTCATGCCGCCTAAGGCGATGCAGACTAACTTCCTGAACACTCAGGCCGGCATTCATGCCAGCGAGATGCTGTCGGTTTATGGTGTAGAAGTGACGAAGAATAATGGCAAGGTGCTTGCCGTTACTGATGAAGTGGCTCATCTGCACAGCTATACTTTTGCTCACGATGAGAACGATCTGAAGTTCAATTTCTATTATCCCAACTTCAGCCGTCGCTCGGCATTGATGTGCCAGTACAAGCTCGAAGGCTATGATAGAGACTGGCAGGTTCCCACATATGGTCGCGAGGCCCGTTATGCCCATCTTCCGGCTGGAACTTATACTTTTCGTCTGCGGCTCATATCATCTCCCGACAAGCCGGCTTTGGCTGAGCGCAAGGTAGAGATTAGGATTATGCACGCTCCCTGGTGGTCATCAGCAGCATGGCTGCTCTATTTCAGCATCGTTCTTGGTATTCTCTTTTATCTCAACACGTTCTATCTCAGGGCTCGCACCAATCATCTTCTGCTTTTGCAGGAGCAGCGCGAACTGGAACGCGAAAAGCAGGCTAAGGAGATGAATATGCGTTTCTTTGCCAATATTGCTCACGAATTCCGCAATCCGCTTACCATCATAGCCGGACCTCTGATGACGCTGAATGCCGATAAAGCCTTGCCAGAGTCGGTACACCGTATCCTGATTCATGTATGTATGAGTGTGAACAGAATGTTGAGGCTGATAGACCAGATGCTCGACTTCAACCAGTTGGAGACCGATGAACTGCGCTTGAGAGTTTCGGAAGTGGATGCTGCTGAAGAGTTGCGCCAGCAGGTAGCGTCTTTTAAAGAATCTGCCAGAGTAAAAGGCATCAGACTGGAACTGACAGTAAAGAATGGCAATTACCGTGCATGGTTGGATTGTGACAAACTGGAAAAAATCATGAGCAATCTTTTCACCAATGCCCTCAAGTATACGGCTCCGGGCGGCATCATCCGCATCCAGGCTTCAGTAGATGAAGGAAGTTTGAAGGTTTCGGTCTTCAATAGTGGACAGCTGATGGAAGAAGATAAGATACAGGATGTTTTCAAGCGTTATTATCAGCTTTCTTCTTCTCAGGATTCCCATCAGTATGGCTGGGGTTCCGGAATCGGTCTCTATTATGTGAAGCGCCTGGTAGAACTTCATCATGGAGAGATTCATGTAAAAAATATGAATGCGGTCAGCGAGACTTCTTCAGAGGCCTCGCTAAGGAATGGTGTGGAGTTCTGTTTCAGTCTTCCTACCGATAAGTCTATATATAATAAGGTGGAGATTGTTGCTCAGGAGAAGCATGTGATGCAGATTCCGTTGAAAGTGGAGAATGAAGAGGGAAGAACTCTGGAAATGAAGAGTGAAGAGGGAAGAGTGAAGAATTCTCTTGCTGGAAATGCTTCTGCTCCTAGTAAGAATCTGCCTAGAATCCTGATTGTAGATGATGATGTGGATGTAGCTGATTACCTCCACTATCTCTTTGCGCCTGATTACGAAGTGGTGAACCGCTATTCTGCCGAAGAGGCTTTGGCGGATCTGGAAGAGGTGAAGCCAGATATCATCCTGAGTGATATTATCATGGGAGATATGTCGGGATTGGAATTCTGCAAGATGCTGAAGGGGAATCTCTCGTTCAGCCATATTCCGGTGGTCCTGATTACAGCGATGGCGAGCATACACAACCAGATAGATGGCTTGAAACTGGGGGCTGTGGCTTATATCACCAAACCTTTTGATCCGGCTTATCTGAAAGCGCTCATCAAATCGCAGTTGCAGAACATGCAGATGCTCCGTCAGCGTCTGGGCGAGAGTACGAAGACTGATTCGCTGGCAGAAAACATAGCTGATACGCTTTCTCCGCAGGATAGAAAGTTTATGGATGAGGTATATGAAATGATGGAGAAGCTCTTGGCCCAGCAAGACCTGAATGTGAACAGCATGTGCCGCGACATGTTCATCAGTCCGTCGAAGTTTAATTATAAGATTAAAGAACTTACTGGCGAGACACCTGGCATCTTCTTCCGTAAATACAAACTCAACAAGGCAGCTCAGATGCTGCATGAGGGTCAGTATAGCATTTCAGAGATAGCTGTGTTGACTGGATTCAGTACTGCAGCTCATTTCTCTGTTGCTTTCAAGAAGCAGTTCGGTGTTTCGCCGAGTGACTACCAGTAG
- a CDS encoding RidA family protein, which translates to MNAIHTDNAPAAIGPYSQAIEVNGFVFASGQIPIDPATGNFVEGGIKEQTRQSLTNAQNILKAAGTDLSHVVKTTVYLNSMDDFAAMNEVYAEFFSQPYPARSAVAVEKLPKGALVEVEVLAAK; encoded by the coding sequence ATGAACGCAATTCACACAGACAATGCGCCTGCAGCTATCGGTCCATATAGCCAGGCTATCGAAGTAAATGGTTTTGTTTTTGCATCTGGTCAGATTCCTATCGACCCTGCAACAGGCAATTTCGTAGAAGGTGGCATCAAGGAGCAGACTCGCCAGAGCCTCACCAACGCCCAGAACATCCTGAAGGCAGCAGGTACCGACCTTTCTCATGTGGTTAAGACTACAGTTTATCTGAACAGCATGGACGATTTCGCAGCCATGAACGAGGTTTATGCCGAGTTCTTCAGCCAGCCATATCCAGCCCGTTCTGCCGTAGCTGTAGAGAAGTTGCCAAAGGGCGCCCTCGTAGAGGTTGAGGTTTTGGCAGCCAAGTAA